One window of Drosophila busckii strain San Diego stock center, stock number 13000-0081.31 chromosome 3L, ASM1175060v1, whole genome shotgun sequence genomic DNA carries:
- the LOC108599559 gene encoding early endosome antigen 1: MSGTLFEMEQQQVCPASLELSVEQDAMISSGLNNCDGSDSGLDCVSLQRGLSSTSGGYTSSNGGLEEIYDSCELQLLVAVTPSEQEQSSECSSQPATTTPPRRSNGSVKKKVAMFEPAPATPNGNKSPRVANLKRAQSLPRNAATPVGKEKPRLTSNNSFRVPSAVTPQRTPRPQKPDTLPSALNRAQSVQRLTQLQRTPSLSRARTPGTPSDDGRWPANRGSAARRGMSVTPEVLNTRPRGSPAPSGTLPRRRKQQSVEDLSAGRLSRSNSISRAAIVDARMTASVMVAPSSRRSLATPSFAPTAIAKVNSLRRPQQRTRIYHETAVQTALTSEDLEQLLTGGLLQTRAVDAVEQTDQSTQAEPDQREQELEQLRLEVRQLSAKLQREREEKLAMQQELHLNTERVMGMLELARVVSASAGTPTSEDSNDGSGHDSLLMLESQIQLSGHELFERQQEIGQLRALCRTLQQEMRRSLATQQLLLQEKAAIEQESSELQDFLQHEKAAQCEALREMELEQQATQSQLANREEEVKVLRDECRHLVRLNEQRRQEQRLLQTKYAGLESKSRELIHQQNAAVAGASTALSGLHARLDNLVEQLVCSYSISEQDLEDIRFQCESLTNTESEPTRPNGLNLPLTSATADLVLASDGSLSPQRNQSFIAAVIGAIRQATSHSGKRLSLRHPAKRHGQATTNGTQSQATLNGNELAQLNGNGDDSDSTEMLDSETEPCLLMMDNVLEDVVQPDSHSHNMVSSCTGMISQIELPTELMSSQQQQQQSGAVNGDDSLQQLSQAITNRQQMELHMHKLSVLPMNNRDTCNTEELSCHDSLAELPSLMEYSTAQAVVDQVIEVDNLVTKLLKVLRLVQQDNDNCIQQLIVDKNKLQQHKGDMLEKLKDLEDVNLKLQDELMDATQELMIKGSDLSGAKSDMQRHRNEIDRLNEDICMLSTLCSSYKKLSPTTEFPPMQLLSPNPPDAEQGDVLGILNLLKMWQASGQLQDSRISSYLNSLQAQALTTQDNNQVERLRIYANQLEQVSRVLQDSESLTSLQQLRQDMEVVRLNANWSQLLDQSEDLNANSAKP, from the exons ATGTCCGGCACGTTGTTTGAAATggaacagcagcaagtgtgCCCCGCCAGCTTGGAGCTGAGCGTAGAGCAGGATGCAATGATCAGCAGTGGGTTGAACAATTGCGACGGCAGCGACAGTGGCCTGGACTGCGTTTCACTGCAGCGCGGCTTGAGCAGCACCAGCGGCGGCTACACCAGCAGCAATGGCGGCCTGGAGGAGATCTACGACAGCTGcgaattgcagctgctggttgctgttacGCCCAGTGAACAGGAGCAGAGCAGCGAATGCTCATCGCAGccggcgacgacgacgccgccCAGACGCAGCAATGGCAGCGTCAAGAAGAAGGTGGCCATGTTCGAACCCGCGCCTGCTACACCAAATGGCAACAAGTCGCCGCGTGTGGCAAATCTGAAGCGTGCCCAAAGCCTGCCCAGGAACGCAGCCACGCCAGTGGGCAAGGAGAAGCCACGCCTCACCAGCAACAATTCCTTTCGCGTGCCCAGCGCTGTGACGCCCCAGCGcacgccacgcccacaaaagcCAGATACGCTGCCCAGTGCACTGAACCGCGCCCAATCCGTGCAGCGTCTGACTCAGCTGCAGCGCACTCCATCGCTGAGTCGCGCCCGCACTCCAGGCACACCCTCGGATGACGGACGCTGGCCAGCGAATcgcggcagcgctgctcgtcGTGGCATGTCCGTCACCCCCGAGGTGCTCAACACGCGTCCACGCGGCAGTCCCGCGCCAT CTGGCACGTTGCCACGTCGTCGCAAGCAGCAGTCTGTGGAGGATTTGAGTGCTGGGAGACTTTCGCGCAGCAATTCCATCAGTCGCGCCGCCATTGTGGATGCTCGGATGACTGCATCCGTCATGGTTGCACCCAGCAGTCGACGCAGTCTGGCCACGCCCAGCTTTGCGCCCACAGCTATAGCTAAAGTGAACTCGCTGCGACGTCCACAGCAACGCACGCGCATTTATCATGAGACTGCAGTGCAGACCGCTTTGACTAGTGAGGatttggagcagctgctgacgGGTGGACTGCTGCAGACGCGTGCCGTGGATGCCGTGGAGCAGACAGATCAAAGCACACAAGCGGAGCCGGATCAGCGCGAACAGGAGCTGGAGCAACTGCGTCTGGAGGTGCGTCAGCTAAGCGCCAAGCTGCAGCGCGAGCGTGAGGAGAAGCTGGCCATGCAGCAGGAACTACATCTCAATACAGAACGTGTCATGGGCATGCTGGAGCTGGCGCGTGTGGTTAGCGCCAGTGCGGGCACGCCCACCTCTGAGGACAGCAACGATGGCAGCGGCCACGACAGTTTGCTCATGCTGGAGTCCCAAATACAGCTAAGTGGCCATGAGCTATTCGAGCGCCAGCAGGAGATTGGTCAGTTGCGTGCCCTCTGCCGTACACTGCAGCAGGAGATGCGTCGCTCGCTGGCCacacagcagttgctgctgcaggagAAGGCGGCCATTGAGCAGGAGTCCAGCGAGTTGCAGGACTTTCTGCAGCACGAGAAGGCGGCACAGTGCGAAGCTTTGCGCGaaatggagctggagcagcaggccACGCAATCGCAGCTGGCCAATCGGGAGGAGGAGGTCAAGGTGCTGCGTGATGAGTGCCGCCATCTGGTGCGTCTCAATGAGCAGCGACGCCAGgagcagcgactgctgcagACCAAATACGCTGGCTTGGAGTCCAAGTCGCGTGAGCTGATTCATCAGCAGAATGCCGCCGTAGCGGGCGCCTCCACAGCTTTGTCGGGGCTGCATGCGCGTCTGGACAACTTGGTGGAGCAGTTGGTCTGCTCCTACAGCATCTCGGAGCAGGATCTGGAGGACATACGCTTCCAGTGCGAGTCGCTGACCAACACAGAGTCTGAACCTACGCGTCCCAATGGTCTCAACTTGCCGCTCACCTCAGCAACTGCTGATCTTGTGCTCGCCAGCGATGGCTCCTTGTCGCCGCAGCGCAATCAATCCTTCATAGCCGCCGTCATCGGTGCCATACGCCAGGCCACCAGCCACTCCGGCAAGCGTCTCTCATTGCGTCATCCAGCCAAGCGCCATGGCCAGGCCACCACCAATGGCACGCAGTCCCAAGCGACGCTCAATGGCAATGAACTAGCCCAGCTCAATGGCAATGGAG ATGATTCCGATTCCACGGAAATGCTGGACTCTGAAACGGAG CCCTGTTTGCTCATGATGGACAATGTGCTGGAGGACGTAGTGCAGCCGGATTCGCATTCACACAACATGGTTTCCTCTTGCACGGGCATGATATCGCAGATTGAGCTGCCCACTGAGCTGAtgagcagtcagcagcagcaacaacagtctGGAGCAGTCAATGGCGATGATtcactgcagcagctgtcgcaAGCCATCACCAATCGCCAGCAGATGGAGCTGCATATGCACAAGCTGAGTGTGCTGCCCATGAA CAATCGCGATACTTGCAACACTGAAGAGTTGAGCTGCCATGATTCGCTGGCCGAGCTGCCTTCGCTTATGGAGTACAGCACTGCCCAAGCAGTGGTGGATCAGGTCATTGAGGTGGACAATCTGGTGACCAAATTGCTGAAAGTTCTGCGTCTAGTGCAGCAGGACAACGACAATTGCATACAGCAATTAATTGTGGACAA aaataaattgcagcaacacaAGGGCGACATGCTGGAGAAGCTGAAGGATCTGGAGGATGTGAACTTGAAGCTGCAGGATGAGCTTATGGATGCCACGCAGGAGCTAATGATCAAGGGCAGCGATCTGAGTGGAGCCAAGTCGGACATGCAGCGCCATCGCAATGAAATCGAT CGCCTCAATGAGGACATCTGCATGCTGAGCACGctctgcagcagctacaagaAGCTCTCGCCCACCACAGAGTTTCCGCccatgcagctgctgtcgcCCAATCCGCCAGACGCCGAGCAGGGCGATGTGCTGGGCATACTCAATTTGCTGAAGATGTGGCAGGCCAGCGGTCAGCTGCAGGACTCGCGCATCAGCAGCTATCTAAACAGTCTACAG GCTCAGGCTCTGACAACTCAGGACAACAACCAGGTGGAGCGACTGCGCATCTATGCCAATCAACTGGAGCAGGTGTCGCGTGTGCTGCAGGACTCCGAGTCGCTGacgtcgctgcagcagctgcgtcaggACATGGAGGTAGTGCGTCTCAATGCCAACTGGTCACAGCTGCTGGATCAGTCAGAGGATCTCAATGCCAACAGCGCAAAGCCTTGA